From the Acidimicrobiia bacterium genome, one window contains:
- a CDS encoding aldo/keto reductase, producing the protein MEYRTLGQTGIQVSTQCLGAMMFGLWGNRDHDECARIVHAALDAGVNFVDTADVYSAGESEEIVGKALKGRRDDVVLATKVHGDMGSDPNRKGNSRRWIRMEVENSLRRLQTDWIDLYQIHRPDPTLDVDETLGVLTDLVREGKVRAIGSSTFPAEQIVEAQWVAERRNRERFRCEQPPYSILARSIERAVLPTCARYGMGVIVWSPLNGGWLTGKYKRGQEWPEGSRAAMGMFSGPEKRHNQRKFDAVEQIEKVAADAGVSMTHLAIAWSLEHPAVTSTIIGPKTMEQLTDLLAADGVRLDADALDRIDEIVPPGVTLVGRDEGYDAPELAAAARRRG; encoded by the coding sequence ATGGAGTACCGCACGCTCGGCCAGACCGGCATCCAGGTGAGCACCCAGTGTCTCGGCGCCATGATGTTCGGGCTCTGGGGCAATCGCGACCACGACGAGTGCGCGCGCATCGTCCACGCCGCGCTCGACGCGGGCGTGAACTTCGTCGACACCGCCGACGTCTACTCGGCCGGCGAGTCGGAGGAGATCGTCGGCAAGGCGCTGAAGGGCCGGCGCGACGACGTCGTCCTCGCGACGAAGGTGCACGGCGACATGGGCAGCGACCCGAACCGCAAGGGCAACTCGCGCCGCTGGATCCGCATGGAGGTGGAGAACAGCCTCCGCCGCCTGCAGACCGACTGGATCGACCTGTACCAGATCCACCGGCCCGACCCGACGCTCGATGTCGACGAGACCCTCGGCGTGCTCACGGATCTCGTGCGCGAAGGCAAGGTGCGCGCGATCGGCTCGTCGACGTTCCCCGCGGAGCAGATCGTCGAGGCGCAGTGGGTCGCGGAGCGCCGCAACCGCGAGCGATTCCGTTGCGAGCAGCCGCCGTACTCGATCCTCGCTCGCAGCATCGAGCGCGCGGTGCTGCCCACGTGCGCGCGCTACGGCATGGGCGTGATCGTATGGAGCCCGCTGAACGGGGGCTGGCTCACCGGTAAGTACAAGCGCGGCCAGGAGTGGCCCGAAGGTTCGCGCGCGGCGATGGGCATGTTCTCGGGGCCCGAGAAGCGTCACAACCAGCGCAAGTTCGACGCGGTCGAGCAGATCGAGAAGGTGGCAGCCGACGCGGGCGTGTCGATGACGCACCTCGCGATCGCGTGGAGCCTCGAGCACCCCGCGGTGACGTCGACGATCATCGGGCCGAAGACGATGGAGCAGCTCACCGACCTGCTCGCGGCCGACGGTGTGCGCCTCGACGCGGACGCGCTCGACCGCATCGACGAGATCGTGCCGCCGGGAGTCACGCTCGTCGGTCGCGACGAGGGCTACGACGCGCCCGAGCTGGCGGCGGCGGCCCGCCGTCGTGGCTAG
- a CDS encoding ferredoxin, whose product MPLKVRVDAEVCTGHGRCYVLAPDVFGTDDFGHCVVLQDDVGDDLAVQARAGEENCPERAITVE is encoded by the coding sequence ATGCCGTTGAAGGTCCGCGTCGACGCGGAGGTCTGCACGGGGCACGGGCGTTGCTACGTGCTCGCGCCCGATGTGTTCGGCACCGACGACTTCGGGCACTGCGTCGTCCTCCAGGACGACGTCGGCGACGACCTCGCAGTGCAGGCGCGCGCCGGCGAGGAGAACTGTCCCGAGCGCGCGATCACCGTCGAGTAG
- a CDS encoding acyl-CoA dehydrogenase family protein has protein sequence MYVGYSKEHEAMRDELRAYYTQLLTPEVEDQLRGSEGAGEAPRAIFKQMSADGWVGLQWPKEWGGKELGPMEQYVFFDESMRAGAPVPMLTINSVAPTIMRFGSDEQKNFFIPKILAGEIHFAIGYTEADAGTDLASLRTRAVRDGDEYVINGQKVFTSLATDADYIWLAVRTNTEVKKHKGISIIIVPTDTPGFSVQPIDNFGSVNTNITTYDNVRVPAANLVGEENQGWNLITNQLNHERVTLCSSGVIDRQLHDVREWAQNTRLADGSRVIDQDWVQLNLARVHAKLEFLKLANWRIASNASNGAPLNPADASTIKVYGTEFYMEAARLLLEVMGPAATLRRGSPDAVLRGRLEALVRSMHILTFGGGTNEMQRDLIAIFGLNMPGSPR, from the coding sequence ATGTACGTCGGGTATTCGAAGGAACACGAGGCGATGCGCGACGAGCTGCGCGCGTATTACACGCAGCTCCTCACGCCCGAGGTCGAGGATCAGCTGCGCGGCAGCGAGGGCGCGGGTGAGGCGCCGCGCGCGATCTTCAAGCAGATGTCCGCCGACGGTTGGGTCGGGCTGCAGTGGCCGAAGGAGTGGGGCGGCAAAGAGCTCGGCCCTATGGAGCAGTACGTCTTCTTCGACGAGTCGATGCGCGCGGGCGCGCCGGTGCCGATGCTCACGATCAACTCGGTCGCGCCGACGATCATGCGTTTCGGTTCCGACGAGCAGAAGAACTTCTTCATCCCGAAGATCCTCGCCGGTGAGATCCACTTCGCGATCGGCTACACCGAGGCCGACGCCGGCACCGACCTCGCGTCGCTGCGGACGCGTGCGGTGCGCGACGGCGACGAGTACGTGATCAACGGCCAGAAGGTCTTCACCAGCCTCGCGACCGACGCCGACTACATCTGGCTCGCGGTGCGTACCAACACCGAGGTGAAGAAGCACAAGGGCATCTCGATCATCATCGTGCCGACCGACACGCCCGGCTTCAGCGTGCAGCCGATCGACAACTTCGGCTCCGTCAACACGAACATCACGACGTACGACAACGTGCGCGTGCCTGCGGCGAACCTCGTCGGTGAGGAGAACCAGGGCTGGAACCTCATCACGAACCAGCTCAACCACGAGCGCGTCACGTTGTGCTCGTCGGGTGTGATCGACCGCCAGCTGCACGACGTACGCGAGTGGGCGCAGAACACGCGACTCGCCGACGGCAGCCGCGTGATCGACCAGGACTGGGTGCAGCTCAACCTCGCGCGTGTGCACGCCAAGCTCGAGTTCCTGAAGCTCGCGAACTGGCGGATCGCGTCGAACGCGTCGAACGGTGCGCCGTTGAACCCGGCCGACGCGTCGACGATCAAGGTCTACGGCACCGAGTTCTACATGGAGGCCGCGCGCCTGCTGCTCGAGGTCATGGGTCCCGCGGCGACGCTGCGGCGCGGCTCACCCGACGCGGTGTTGCGCGGACGGCTCGAGGCGCTCGTGCGCTCGATGCACATCCTCACGTTCGGCGGCGGCACGAACGAGATGCAACGCGACCTGATCGCCATCTTCGGGCTGAACATGCCCGGCAGCCCGCGCTGA
- a CDS encoding dehydrogenase E1 component subunit alpha/beta, giving the protein MKVLQQPSLPFEVPVEEALDDYCRALVSRYLDDREIALRQQSKAFFQISGAGHEALLLGLARSLRPAYDWFFPYYRDRALALALGVTPTEMLLQAVGAANDPASGGRQMPCHWGAAHLNIVSQTSCTGSQCLPAVGCAEAARYIGRRDLPGCTAYGDEITYVSLGEGATSEGEFWESLNTACRLHLPVLFVVADNGYAISVRSSDQMPAPISEMVAGIRGLHIVKMDGRNYFEVRHKGADAIAHARAGIGPVLIHATVTRPYAHSLSDDQKKYRGPDELRDESEHDPITFMEQAFLAAGVADSERLEAFKATARERVRAAAEEALAAPRPDPGSVFEQVFAPARPEPEPSPAEPESVGEPVAFGEAIRLTLHEQMAVDERIRVFGEDVADCDPELLDVVAGKGGVFGITFGLQRSFGDARCFNTPLAEANIVGRGVGMAMRGLRPCAEIQFFDYVWPAMQQLKSEAATTRWRSNGAFTCPLVVRIATGGYLTGGAIWHSHCDEAIFAHVPGLLIAFPSRARDAVGLLRQAFRSEDPVLFLEHKHLYRQGYNRDPMPPEGWTIPFGKGAYVTRGDRATVVTWGATVHRAVVATQQLGEGHGVEIVDLRTITPWDRDIVAESVKRTGRLLVLHEDRLTGGFGAEVAAFAADECFEYLDAPVLRLAAIDTLVGYEPTLEAATLPQVDDIARDLKHLLDY; this is encoded by the coding sequence ATGAAGGTGCTCCAGCAGCCGTCGTTGCCCTTCGAGGTTCCGGTGGAGGAGGCGCTCGACGACTATTGCCGCGCGCTCGTCTCGCGTTACCTCGACGACCGCGAGATCGCGCTGCGCCAACAGAGCAAGGCGTTCTTCCAGATCTCGGGCGCGGGCCACGAGGCGCTCCTGCTCGGCCTCGCCCGGTCGTTGCGGCCCGCGTACGACTGGTTCTTCCCGTACTACCGGGATCGCGCGCTCGCGCTCGCGCTCGGTGTCACGCCGACCGAGATGCTGCTCCAGGCGGTCGGCGCCGCGAACGACCCCGCGTCGGGCGGCCGCCAGATGCCATGCCACTGGGGCGCGGCACACCTCAACATCGTCAGCCAGACGAGTTGCACCGGCAGCCAGTGCCTGCCCGCCGTCGGCTGCGCGGAAGCCGCGCGCTACATCGGGCGTCGCGACCTGCCCGGCTGCACCGCGTACGGCGACGAGATCACGTACGTGTCGCTCGGCGAGGGTGCGACCTCCGAGGGCGAGTTCTGGGAGAGCCTGAACACCGCGTGCCGGCTGCACCTCCCGGTGCTGTTCGTCGTCGCCGACAACGGCTACGCGATCTCGGTCCGCTCCTCCGACCAGATGCCGGCGCCGATCTCCGAGATGGTCGCGGGCATCCGTGGGCTCCACATCGTGAAGATGGACGGCCGCAACTACTTCGAGGTGCGGCACAAGGGCGCCGACGCGATCGCGCACGCGCGCGCCGGTATCGGTCCCGTGCTCATCCACGCGACGGTCACGCGGCCGTACGCGCACTCCCTCTCCGACGACCAGAAGAAGTACCGCGGTCCCGACGAGCTGCGCGACGAGTCCGAGCACGACCCGATCACGTTCATGGAGCAGGCGTTCCTCGCCGCGGGCGTCGCCGACTCCGAACGGCTCGAGGCGTTCAAGGCGACCGCGCGCGAGCGCGTGCGCGCCGCGGCCGAGGAGGCCCTCGCCGCGCCCCGCCCCGATCCCGGCAGCGTGTTCGAGCAGGTGTTCGCGCCCGCGCGCCCGGAGCCGGAGCCCTCGCCCGCGGAACCCGAGTCCGTCGGTGAGCCCGTCGCGTTCGGCGAGGCGATCCGGCTCACGCTGCACGAGCAGATGGCCGTCGACGAGCGCATCCGCGTCTTCGGCGAGGACGTCGCCGACTGCGACCCCGAGTTGCTCGACGTCGTCGCGGGCAAGGGCGGCGTCTTCGGCATCACGTTCGGACTGCAGCGCAGCTTCGGCGACGCGCGCTGCTTCAACACACCGCTCGCGGAGGCGAACATCGTCGGCCGCGGCGTCGGCATGGCGATGCGCGGGCTGCGGCCGTGCGCGGAGATCCAGTTCTTCGACTACGTGTGGCCCGCGATGCAGCAGCTGAAGTCGGAGGCCGCGACGACACGCTGGCGCTCGAACGGCGCGTTCACGTGCCCGCTCGTCGTGCGCATCGCGACCGGCGGCTACCTGACCGGCGGCGCGATCTGGCACTCGCACTGCGACGAGGCGATCTTCGCCCACGTTCCGGGCCTGCTCATCGCGTTCCCGTCCCGAGCGCGCGATGCGGTCGGGCTCCTGCGGCAGGCGTTCCGGAGCGAGGACCCCGTGCTCTTCCTCGAGCACAAGCACCTGTACCGGCAGGGTTACAACCGCGATCCGATGCCACCCGAAGGCTGGACGATCCCGTTCGGCAAGGGCGCGTACGTCACGCGCGGCGATCGGGCGACGGTCGTCACGTGGGGCGCGACCGTGCACCGCGCGGTCGTCGCGACGCAGCAGCTGGGCGAGGGCCACGGCGTCGAGATCGTCGACCTGCGCACGATCACGCCGTGGGACCGCGACATCGTCGCGGAGTCCGTGAAGCGCACGGGTCGTCTGCTCGTGCTGCACGAGGACCGGCTCACCGGCGGTTTCGGTGCCGAGGTCGCGGCCTTCGCCGCCGACGAGTGCTTCGAGTATCTCGACGCGCCGGTGTTGCGACTCGCGGCCATCGACACGCTCGTCGGCTACGAGCCCACCCTCGAAGCCGCGACGCTCCCCCAGGTCGACGACATCGCCCGTGACCTCAAGCACCTGCTCGACTATTAG
- a CDS encoding carbon-nitrogen hydrolase family protein — protein MRALLTALRCEKGATDANLARHVDLLDAGAAAGARIVGFPEMSLTGSVDPEHWPGRAIGLDHDAVRKLTDATARTGVAARFGIAEAGGDAVFITQVLADRGRVVAQYRKRRLLDEDAYRAGAYPARLALDGAPIGIAICAETGTDVACDDAARAGARVVFVCAAPGLYGRRTDEAEWRAGYEWWSGSVLTDCARHARRHGLWIAISSQAGATADEDFPGLAALVAPTGAVVARTPDWHETSLVVELPD, from the coding sequence ATGCGGGCGCTCCTCACCGCGTTGCGCTGCGAGAAGGGCGCGACCGACGCGAACCTGGCGCGCCACGTCGATCTGCTCGACGCCGGTGCGGCCGCCGGCGCGCGCATCGTCGGGTTCCCCGAGATGTCGCTCACCGGCTCGGTGGATCCCGAGCACTGGCCCGGGCGCGCGATAGGCCTCGACCACGACGCCGTGCGGAAGCTCACGGACGCGACCGCGCGCACGGGTGTCGCCGCGCGGTTCGGAATCGCGGAGGCGGGCGGCGACGCGGTGTTCATCACGCAGGTGCTCGCCGACCGCGGCCGCGTCGTCGCGCAGTACCGCAAGCGCCGGCTACTCGACGAAGACGCGTACCGTGCGGGCGCGTACCCCGCGCGCCTCGCGCTCGACGGCGCGCCGATCGGTATCGCGATCTGCGCGGAGACGGGCACCGACGTCGCGTGCGACGACGCGGCGCGGGCCGGCGCGCGCGTCGTCTTCGTCTGCGCGGCACCCGGTCTGTACGGAAGGCGCACCGACGAGGCCGAATGGCGCGCGGGCTACGAGTGGTGGTCGGGCTCGGTGCTGACCGACTGCGCGCGGCACGCGCGCCGGCACGGTCTCTGGATCGCGATCTCGAGCCAGGCCGGCGCGACCGCCGACGAGGACTTCCCCGGTCTCGCCGCCCTCGTCGCTCCCACCGGCGCGGTCGTCGCGCGCACGCCGGACTGGCACGAAACGTCCCTCGTCGTCGAGCTGCCCGATTGA
- a CDS encoding FAD-dependent oxidoreductase, which translates to MRVVIAGAGVAGLASALALARDGHTVTIVERDATPMPASATDAFTAWARRGAPQVRHSHAFLARLRNLLRERAPDVLDRLLAAGATEIRFTDHLPETLSDRDPRPGDDELVALACRRTTFEWVLRRCALESERVTLLDGTDVVGLDATATVRPRVRGLRVRAHGGAGAGEAGSEATIAADLVVDASGPRGGSERWLAVAGVEEPPADVHETGIVYFSRFYELRAGAEAPVGEGPVAGDLGHLKFAVFVGDNRTFSVTLAVAVDDTELRRALAAPDAFDAAARTIPAAWEWLDGRAQPITDVHLMAGLRNRKRHFVVHDQPIADGFVAVGDASVCTNPLYGRGCSLALVHAFGLADVLREHPEDLPAALLEFDELTTRELDPWYRAAVLQDRESAVPADDADEDDDADDGRSMVRALLREGLLPALQTSPVVFRAFLRWFNLLAKPDALIADGEVVTAVMEAYAARDTRPPPEPFGPSREELLETLRSR; encoded by the coding sequence GTGCGCGTGGTCATCGCAGGAGCGGGGGTCGCAGGGCTGGCGAGCGCCCTCGCGCTCGCGCGCGACGGGCACACCGTGACGATCGTCGAGCGCGACGCCACGCCGATGCCCGCGAGCGCGACCGACGCCTTCACCGCGTGGGCCCGACGCGGCGCGCCGCAGGTCCGGCATTCGCACGCCTTTCTCGCGCGTCTGCGGAACCTCCTGCGGGAGCGCGCGCCGGACGTCCTCGACCGGTTGCTGGCGGCCGGCGCGACCGAGATCCGCTTCACCGACCATCTGCCGGAGACGCTCAGCGACCGTGACCCGCGTCCCGGCGACGACGAGCTGGTCGCGCTCGCGTGCCGGCGCACGACGTTCGAATGGGTGTTGCGCCGGTGCGCGTTGGAGTCCGAGCGCGTGACGTTGCTCGACGGCACCGACGTGGTCGGCCTCGACGCGACCGCAACGGTGCGGCCGCGCGTGCGCGGGCTGCGCGTGCGTGCCCACGGCGGCGCGGGCGCCGGCGAGGCCGGTTCGGAAGCCACGATCGCGGCCGACCTCGTCGTCGACGCGTCCGGTCCGCGCGGCGGTTCCGAGCGCTGGCTCGCGGTGGCGGGCGTCGAGGAACCGCCTGCCGACGTGCACGAGACCGGCATCGTCTACTTCTCGCGGTTCTACGAGCTGCGTGCCGGCGCGGAGGCGCCGGTCGGGGAGGGTCCGGTCGCGGGCGACCTCGGGCACCTCAAGTTCGCGGTGTTCGTCGGCGACAACCGCACGTTCTCGGTGACGCTCGCGGTCGCGGTCGACGACACGGAGCTTCGCCGCGCGCTCGCAGCGCCCGACGCGTTCGACGCGGCCGCGCGCACGATCCCCGCCGCGTGGGAGTGGCTCGACGGGCGCGCGCAACCGATCACCGACGTGCATCTCATGGCCGGTCTGCGCAACCGCAAGCGCCACTTCGTCGTGCACGATCAGCCGATCGCGGACGGATTCGTCGCCGTCGGTGACGCGTCGGTCTGCACGAACCCGCTGTACGGGCGCGGCTGCTCGCTCGCGCTCGTGCACGCGTTCGGGCTCGCGGATGTGCTGCGCGAGCACCCCGAGGATCTGCCCGCCGCGCTGCTCGAGTTCGACGAGCTCACGACGCGGGAGCTCGATCCTTGGTACCGGGCCGCAGTGCTCCAGGACCGCGAGTCGGCGGTGCCGGCCGACGACGCCGACGAAGATGACGACGCCGACGACGGGCGTTCGATGGTGCGCGCGCTGCTGCGGGAAGGCCTGCTGCCCGCGCTGCAGACGTCGCCCGTCGTCTTCCGCGCGTTCCTGCGCTGGTTCAACCTGCTCGCGAAGCCCGACGCGCTGATCGCCGACGGCGAAGTGGTGACCGCGGTGATGGAGGCCTACGCCGCCCGCGACACCCGCCCGCCCCCCGAACCCTTCGGCCCGTCGCGCGAAGAGCTGCTCGAGACGCTTCGCTCGCGTTAG
- a CDS encoding HAD family hydrolase: MRPIRGVMFDMGDTLLGRGDGPAILRDEARKLGRVVDDEAARRMWRAIQERARTPEEIAKGRDLSERAHRECWTALYSAADVIADGLGEILYEREISADAWMPFPDTKPTLEALGDAAIPMVVVSDTGWDIRPVLAKHGLLDFFAGLVLSYEHGAAKPAPQLFATACEQLGVGAEDALMVGDNALTDGGAIESGVRVYLLPAQHTPGPRGLDAVLRLAGVTAP; encoded by the coding sequence ATGCGACCGATCCGCGGCGTGATGTTCGACATGGGCGACACGCTGCTCGGGCGCGGCGACGGCCCGGCGATCCTGCGTGACGAAGCGCGCAAGCTCGGACGCGTTGTCGACGACGAAGCCGCGCGCCGGATGTGGCGCGCGATCCAGGAACGGGCGCGTACGCCCGAGGAGATCGCGAAGGGACGCGACCTGTCGGAACGCGCGCACCGCGAGTGCTGGACCGCGCTGTACTCGGCGGCGGACGTGATCGCCGACGGGCTCGGCGAGATCCTCTACGAGCGCGAGATCTCGGCCGACGCGTGGATGCCGTTCCCCGACACGAAGCCGACGCTCGAAGCACTGGGCGACGCGGCCATCCCGATGGTCGTCGTGAGCGACACGGGGTGGGACATCCGTCCCGTGCTGGCGAAGCACGGACTGCTCGACTTCTTCGCGGGTCTCGTGCTCTCGTACGAGCACGGCGCCGCGAAGCCCGCACCGCAGCTGTTCGCCACCGCGTGCGAGCAACTCGGCGTCGGCGCGGAGGACGCGCTGATGGTCGGCGACAACGCGTTGACCGACGGCGGCGCGATCGAGTCGGGTGTGCGCGTCTACCTGTTGCCGGCGCAGCACACGCCCGGGCCGCGCGGGCTCGACGCGGTCCTGCGGCTCGCCGGGGTCACAGCTCCCTGA
- a CDS encoding cytochrome P450 → MADVMSGFGGADFDQEIAASPQPGYRALHESAPVMRMDGMVIVAKHEHVMSTLRNPEQFSSNMDAISIGNIRPLIPLQVDPPGHVKFRRLLDPLFAPKEVAKLEPEVRRLVNELIDGFVARGECELSDEFAIPLPCTVFLALMGLPLEDLDLFLRFKDDIIRPVGDTPDDAKAVQSATGQEIYAYFQKIVDARRAEPRDDLISGFVAAEVEGQRLTDEDILDISYLFLLAGLDTVTASLTCAVAYLANHPDRRDAIANDLSLVPAAVEELLRWETPVPGVPRVAMSDCVIGEEEIKAGDSVMCLLGAANVDSSEFPDADVVDLERQGNRHLAFGGGVHRCLGSHLARLEMRVALEELHRRIPDYAIKSGETPKYTMGIRAVEYLPLVFTPAAS, encoded by the coding sequence ATGGCGGACGTGATGTCGGGCTTCGGCGGGGCGGACTTCGACCAGGAGATCGCCGCGTCGCCCCAACCGGGCTACCGCGCGCTGCACGAGAGCGCGCCGGTGATGCGCATGGACGGCATGGTGATCGTCGCCAAGCACGAGCACGTGATGAGCACGCTGCGCAATCCCGAGCAGTTCTCCTCGAACATGGACGCGATCAGCATCGGCAACATCCGGCCGCTGATCCCGCTCCAGGTCGACCCGCCCGGCCACGTGAAGTTCCGCCGCCTCCTCGACCCGCTGTTCGCGCCGAAGGAGGTCGCGAAGCTCGAGCCCGAGGTGCGCCGGCTCGTGAACGAGCTCATCGACGGGTTCGTGGCGCGCGGCGAGTGCGAGCTCAGCGACGAGTTCGCGATCCCGCTGCCGTGCACCGTGTTCCTCGCGCTGATGGGTCTCCCGCTCGAGGACCTCGATCTCTTCCTGCGGTTCAAGGACGACATCATCCGGCCCGTCGGCGACACACCCGACGATGCGAAGGCCGTGCAGTCCGCGACCGGGCAGGAGATCTACGCGTACTTCCAGAAGATCGTGGACGCGCGCCGCGCCGAGCCGCGCGACGACCTCATCTCCGGCTTCGTCGCCGCCGAGGTCGAAGGGCAGCGCCTCACCGACGAGGACATCCTCGACATCTCGTACCTCTTCCTGCTCGCCGGTCTCGACACCGTCACCGCGTCGCTCACGTGCGCCGTCGCGTACCTCGCGAACCATCCCGACCGGCGCGATGCGATCGCGAACGACCTGTCGTTGGTTCCCGCGGCGGTCGAGGAGTTGCTGCGGTGGGAGACGCCGGTGCCGGGCGTGCCCCGCGTCGCCATGAGCGATTGCGTGATCGGCGAAGAGGAGATCAAGGCCGGCGACTCGGTGATGTGCCTCCTCGGCGCGGCGAACGTCGACTCCTCGGAGTTCCCCGACGCCGACGTCGTCGACCTCGAGCGCCAGGGCAACCGCCACCTCGCGTTCGGCGGCGGTGTGCACCGCTGCCTCGGCTCGCACCTCGCGCGGCTCGAGATGCGCGTCGCGCTCGAGGAACTCCACCGGCGCATCCCCGACTACGCGATCAAGTCCGGCGAGACCCCGAAGTACACGATGGGCATCCGTGCGGTCGAGTACCTCCCGCTCGTGTTCACGCCGGCGGCGTCCTGA
- a CDS encoding 2-oxo acid dehydrogenase subunit E2, giving the protein MTDGSSAEPEVRPWRVRRPRATAGFLSPAVRRAARERGMDPSALAAGAGSGAQGRVTLADLDTAVATVPIGATAVVAPAAPVAPIAPIAPIALIAPTAPTAPSGDERVPFTRVQARAGTALLASKHTAAHALTIVHTDYSAVDVARQEWRVAFREQEGFSLTYLPFVARAVCDALRDYPLFNATLDVDDRLTVHRAIGLGIAVDLAHQGLVVPVVHDADGLRLRTLARAIDDVARRARAKRMTPDDTVGGSFTITNPGAAGTAISVPIINRPQVGILSTDGVRKEVVAIGSSIEIRPMGYLCLSFDHRAVDGAYAAAFAARVRAIVETRDWLREL; this is encoded by the coding sequence GTGACCGACGGCAGCTCAGCCGAGCCCGAGGTTCGTCCCTGGCGGGTGCGCCGACCGCGCGCCACGGCGGGGTTCCTGTCGCCGGCCGTGCGCCGCGCGGCGCGGGAGCGGGGGATGGACCCGAGCGCGCTCGCCGCCGGGGCCGGCTCGGGCGCGCAGGGCCGCGTGACGCTCGCGGATCTCGACACCGCGGTGGCGACCGTGCCGATCGGAGCGACGGCGGTCGTTGCGCCCGCCGCACCCGTGGCGCCGATCGCGCCGATCGCGCCGATCGCGCTGATCGCGCCGACCGCGCCGACCGCGCCGAGCGGTGACGAGCGGGTTCCGTTCACGCGCGTCCAGGCCCGCGCGGGCACCGCGCTGCTCGCGTCGAAGCACACGGCCGCGCACGCGCTCACGATCGTGCACACCGACTACTCGGCGGTCGACGTCGCGCGTCAGGAATGGCGGGTCGCGTTCCGGGAACAGGAAGGCTTCTCGCTCACGTATCTGCCGTTCGTCGCGCGTGCCGTCTGCGACGCGTTGCGCGACTACCCGTTGTTCAACGCGACGCTCGACGTCGACGACCGCCTCACCGTGCACCGCGCGATCGGGCTCGGCATCGCCGTCGACCTCGCGCACCAGGGGCTCGTCGTGCCCGTGGTCCACGATGCCGACGGGTTGCGCCTGCGCACGCTCGCCCGTGCGATCGACGACGTCGCGCGCCGCGCCCGCGCGAAGCGCATGACCCCCGACGACACGGTCGGTGGCAGCTTCACCATCACGAACCCGGGAGCCGCGGGCACCGCGATCTCCGTCCCGATCATCAACCGTCCCCAGGTCGGCATCCTCTCCACCGACGGCGTGCGCAAGGAAGTCGTCGCGATCGGGAGCTCGATCGAGATCCGTCCGATGGGCTACCTCTGTCTCAGCTTCGACCACCGCGCGGTCGACGGCGCCTACGCGGCAGCGTTCGCGGCGCGCGTGCGCGCGATCGTCGAGACGCGCGACTGGCTCAGGGAGCTGTGA